The segment CCTGGTCATCGGGCAGTACATCGACCAGCTCGACGAGCTGGGCGAGCATCTGGACGCGCCCGTCATCAAGGGCGAGACGTCGAACGCGCAGCGGGAGAAGCTGTTCGAGGCCTTCCGGCAGGGCGAGATCTCGGTGCTGGTGGTGTCGAAGGTGGCGAACTTCTCCATCGACCTTCCGGAGGCGACGGTCGCCATCCAGGTGTCGGGCACCTTCGGCTCGCGCCAGGAGGAGGCCCAGCGGCTGGGGCGGGTGCTCCGTCCCAAGGCGGACGGCCACGAGGCCCGCTTCTACTCGGTCGTCGCCCGCGACACGATCGACCAGGACTTCGCGGCTCACCGCCAGCGCTTCCTGGCCGAGCAGGGGTACGCGTACCGGATCGTCGACGCGGACGAACTGCTGAGCGGCGGGCGGTAGGGCGGAGAGCGGTAAGCGGAGAGAGCGGTAGGGCGGAGAGCGGGCCTCAGCGGCGGCGGACCCCGGCCGCCTCGGCGTCGTAGTCCCCGGTGACCGCGACGCTGAAGAGTGCGGAGGCGAACACCTTCACCGCGTGCAGCGCGCCGCCCGTGCGGTGCGCGGCGCCCGGGGCCGTCGTGGCGCGGCGGGCGCCGGGGAGCTGGACCGTGGGGGTGAGAGTCGTCGTCGTCATGTGTTCAATGATGTGGTTCAGGCCCAGGTCAGCGCATCGGTCGCACGTTGGAACCCGGCCCGCTTCCGGCTACGCCTTCAGGCATAGGGGTTCCCTCGGGGGTGCGGCACCTTCGGAGGAGACCCGGCTCCCGCGCGTCATACCTCAGTCCGTCAACCTCCTCCTCCGGAAGGGTGCCCGGCCCTGAGCCGCCCCGCCGGGCCCCGGCCCCGAAGAAGCGGGACCGGGCCTTGGGATAAGCGTTCGCCGTCCGCCGGGGCGCGCATTAGACTGCCGCGTCTGCCCGCCTCCGCCCCAGGAGTGCCGCCGCCCGGACGGAAACCGGCCGGCTCCTCGCGTACCCGGCCCGACCAGGCGTCCTTCGCCGTGATCCGGTGCCCGTACGCCCGCAGAGCAGTCCGTACGTGGCATTCCGCCACGCCCGCCGCAGCCCTCCGGAGGCCCGTCGTGCCCGCGTCCGTCCCGCCGCCCGTCACCGATTCCGCACCCCCCTCCGGGCCCCTGCCGGAGCCGGAGTCCGCGTCAGGGTCCGCCTCAGGGTCCCCGTCGCCGTCCGGTGCCGACGCCCTCGCCCGTGAGAAGGCGCATCTCGCCGCCTCGCGCTCAGCCCTGAGGACGATGCGGGAGGAGGTGGAGGCCCTGGACATCGCGGATGTCACCGCGAACTGGGTCAACAAGCAGGCGATGGAGGCCCGTACCGAGCAGCGGATCAGGGAGCTGGCGGATCTCGCGCACACCCCGCTCTTCTTCGGGCGGCTCGACTACTCCGGCGGCGACCACGAGGGCCACCAGTTCTACATCGGCCGCCGCCATGTCCACGATGGGGCGGGCGAGCCGATGGTGCTGGACTGGCGGGCGCCCGTCTCCCAGCCCTTCTACCAGGCGTCCCGCACCGCGCCGCTGGACGTCGACCTGCGGCGGCGGTTCGGTTTCACGGGCGGTGAGCTGACCGCGTACGAGGACGAGCGGCTGACCGGCCCGGCCGGTCCCGACCCGGCGCCGCGCACCGGCCGGCTCCTCCAGGAGGAGATCGAACGGCCGCGGGTGGGCCCGATGCGGGACATCGTCGCCACCATCCAGCCCGAGCAGGACGAGATCGTCCGCTCCGGTCTGGGCGGCACGGTCTGTGTCCAGGGCGGCCCGGGGACCGGCAAGACGGCCGTCGGTCTGCACCGGGTGGCGTATCTGCTGTACGCGCACCGGGAGCGGCTGGCCCGTACCGGCACCCTGGTGATCGGCCCCAACCGCTCCTTCCTCCACTACATCGAGCAGGTGCTGCCCGCCCTCGGTGAGCTGGAGGTGGCCCAGGCGACGGTGGCCGATCTGGTCGCGCGGGTGGCGGTGCGGGCGGTGGACTCGCCCGCCGCGGCGCTGGTGAAGGGCGATGCCAGGATGGCCGAGGTGCTGCGGCGGGCGCTGCGTTCGCATGTCACCCCGCCCGGTGAGCCCGTCGTCGTCGAGCGCGGTTCACGGCGCTGGCGGATCCCGGCGTACGAACTTGCTGAGATCGTCGCCGAGTTGCAGGAGCGCGATATCCGTTACGGGGCGGCGGGCGAGGCCCTTCCGCAGCGGATCGCGCATGCCGTCCTGGTCCGGATGGAGGAGGCGGGCGAGGCGCCCGACGACCGGGTACAGGACGCGGTGGCCCGGCATCATGCGGTGAAGGCGGCGGTGAAGGCGGTCTGGCCGCGGGTCGACCCGGCGAAGCTGGTCCTGCGGCTGCTCTCCGAACCGGACTTCCTCGCCGCCCATGCCGAAGGGCTGCTCGACGAGGAGGAGCAGCGGGCGATCGTCTGGGCGAAGCCCGCGCGGGGCGTGAAATCGGCGAAGTGGTCGGCGGCGGACGCCGTACTGATCGACGAGGCGGCCGATCTGGTGCAGCGCACCCCTTCCCTGGGGCATGTCGTTCTGGACGAGGCGCAGGACCTGTCGCCGATGCAGTACCGGGCGGTGGGGCGGCGCTGTTCGACGGGGTCGGCGACGGTGCTGGGCGATCTGGCGCAGGGGACGACGCCGTGGGCGACGGCGGGCTGGCGGGAGGCGCTGGCGCATCTGGGGAAGCCGGACGCGGTGGTGGAGGAGCTGACGGCCGGGTTCCGGGTGCCGCGCGAGGTGATCTCGTACGCCTCCCGGCTGCTGCCGCATATGGCCCCCGGGCTTACGGAGGTGGAGTCGGTACGTGAGGCACCGGGGTCGTTGGACGTGCACGAGGTTCCGGGCGGCGCGGAAGGGGCCGCGGAAGGGGCCGCGGAAGGAGCCGATGGGGAGTTGGACGCGGCGGTGGTCGGCGCCTGTCGCACGGCGCTGCTGCGGGAGGGGTCGATCGGTGTGATCGCGGCGGACTCCCGGATCCCGGCGCTGGCGGCGGCGCTGACGGCGGCCGGGCTGGCGTTCCTCGACCCCGGCCGGGAGACGACGGCGGAGTCCCGGCTGACGCTGGTGCCGGCGTCGCTGGCGAAGGGTCTGGAGTACGACTATGTGGTCCTCGACGAGCCGGCGGAGGTCGTCGACGGTGAACCGGACGAGCGGACCGGTCTGCGGCGGCTGTATGTCGTACTGACGCGTGCGGTGTCGGGACTGGCGGTGGTGCACCGGCGGCCGCTGCCGCACCAGTTGACCGGTTGGTCCCCGGCGGACCCGGCCTGACCCGGCCTGACCCGGCCTGACCTGCTCCGATGCCTCCGGCACCTCCTGCGGTGACACGGCGGTGACATATCGGTGACAAGACTGCGATCCAATTTTCTCTGTAAAACCTGTTCACAGCAGCCAGGTTGAAATGCAACCATTTACAGGACTCGGGGGTCTCCACTCCCGGACAACAGAGCTTGGGCTGGGTGGGCAGAGGGGTGCGCGGAGCCATGCGCACCCTCCGCCCCCGGCCCTGTAGGGAAACTGGGGAACACATGCGCACACGTGCAAGCATCGTCGCCGTCACCGGCGCACTGGCCGTCGCCGGGCTCGTCGCCCCGACCGCCGTCGCCGTCGACGGCCCGGGCCGGGACTCGGCCCCGCGCTTCGCCGAGAAGTTCGACACCTCCGGGAAGTCCGGTGCCACCGCCCGCTCCGCGAAGGCCGCCGCCCCGGTCATCAGCAGTGTCGTGGTGAACGGCGGCAAGCCGATCGTCGTCGGCGTGTCCAACAAGCCGGTGCGTGCGACCTTCAAGGTGACGTCCCCGACCGGTATCGGGTTCTCGGACGCCGAGCTGTGGCACGGCACCACCTACACCGAGACCACGCCCTTCATCCCGACGGACGGCATCAAGAACTGCACCGGCACGACGGCCACCTGCACCGCCGACTTCGAGATCATGCCGTTCCTCGACCTGACCAACGCCCGCGCGGGCAAGTGGAACCTGGCGGTCGGTGTCATCGACGGTGAGTTCCTGGAGGAGACCGCCCAGGTGAAGGCGGGCAGCCTGACCATCCTGCGGGAGTCCCGTCTCACCACCAACGCCACGCCCGAGCCCGTCAAGAAGAACAAGATCCTGACGGTCACCGGCGCGCTGCGGATCGCCAACTGGAGCAACCAGACCTTCGGCGGCTACGGCAACCACACCGTGCACCTGGAGTACATGAAGAAGGGCGCCAAGAAGTACACCCGCGTCAAGACGCTGAAGACCGACAAGGCGGGCAACGTCAAGACGACGATCAAGGCCACGGCCGACGGCTACTGGCGCTACGTCTACCCGGGTGTGTCCCCGGTGATCGCGCCGAAGACGTCCGTCGCGGACTTCGTCGACGTCCGCTGACCTCGGCTGACGTCAGCCGATAGCCGGCTGACATCTCTCGGTTCGGCACGGCGCGTCACCGCGCCGCACGGCCGCTTCCCACCGGTACGCCACCGGGAAGCGGCCGTTTCCGTACCCGCGCGGACCGGCGCAACCTTTCCGCCAACTCCCTTGTCTGAAACGGCATATCGGCCCCGGAGAGCCGGGGTCGCCCAGGGAAGCGGGTACTCATGCGCATCCGCACGTCAGCCTCAGCCTCCGCCTCGACCGCCCTGGTCGCCGCACTCCTTCTGACCGTTCTCGCCGCACCCGGCGCCCGGGCCGACCATTTCCCGCCCCCCTCCTTCGCCGATGTCGCGGTCAACAAGGAGCGGGATGTCGTCCTCGGCCTCGGGAGAGCCGGGATCCGGACGACCTTCACCCTGTACGCGCCGCTGGGAACCAGCGGTGTGGACGCACGGATGTGGCGCGGCTCGTCGTACGCCCGCCCCGACCTCTCCTTCGGCTTCGCCGAGCTGCTGAACTGCCGGGGCCCGGTGGAGGAGTGCGCCACATCGCTCACCCTCCACTTCAAGCAGGTGAGGAACAAGCACGCCGGAGCGTGGAATCTGTCCCTCACGGCCGGGAACTACGATCACCCGGAGCAGCCCACGGTGGTCCCGCAGGCCGCCCGGTTCGGCCTCTTCCGCAATGCGACGCTCACCGTCAACGCCACCCCGGAGCCGGTCCGCAAGGGGAACACGATCACCGTCAAGGGCGGTCTGCGGATCGCCGACTGGGACCGCGGCCGCTATGCGGGCTCCCCGGGCAAGGAGGTCCGGCTGGAGTTCCGGGCGCCGAACGCGGATC is part of the Streptomyces qinzhouensis genome and harbors:
- a CDS encoding HelD family protein, which codes for MREEVEALDIADVTANWVNKQAMEARTEQRIRELADLAHTPLFFGRLDYSGGDHEGHQFYIGRRHVHDGAGEPMVLDWRAPVSQPFYQASRTAPLDVDLRRRFGFTGGELTAYEDERLTGPAGPDPAPRTGRLLQEEIERPRVGPMRDIVATIQPEQDEIVRSGLGGTVCVQGGPGTGKTAVGLHRVAYLLYAHRERLARTGTLVIGPNRSFLHYIEQVLPALGELEVAQATVADLVARVAVRAVDSPAAALVKGDARMAEVLRRALRSHVTPPGEPVVVERGSRRWRIPAYELAEIVAELQERDIRYGAAGEALPQRIAHAVLVRMEEAGEAPDDRVQDAVARHHAVKAAVKAVWPRVDPAKLVLRLLSEPDFLAAHAEGLLDEEEQRAIVWAKPARGVKSAKWSAADAVLIDEAADLVQRTPSLGHVVLDEAQDLSPMQYRAVGRRCSTGSATVLGDLAQGTTPWATAGWREALAHLGKPDAVVEELTAGFRVPREVISYASRLLPHMAPGLTEVESVREAPGSLDVHEVPGGAEGAAEGAAEGADGELDAAVVGACRTALLREGSIGVIAADSRIPALAAALTAAGLAFLDPGRETTAESRLTLVPASLAKGLEYDYVVLDEPAEVVDGEPDERTGLRRLYVVLTRAVSGLAVVHRRPLPHQLTGWSPADPA
- a CDS encoding calcium-binding protein yields the protein MRTRASIVAVTGALAVAGLVAPTAVAVDGPGRDSAPRFAEKFDTSGKSGATARSAKAAAPVISSVVVNGGKPIVVGVSNKPVRATFKVTSPTGIGFSDAELWHGTTYTETTPFIPTDGIKNCTGTTATCTADFEIMPFLDLTNARAGKWNLAVGVIDGEFLEETAQVKAGSLTILRESRLTTNATPEPVKKNKILTVTGALRIANWSNQTFGGYGNHTVHLEYMKKGAKKYTRVKTLKTDKAGNVKTTIKATADGYWRYVYPGVSPVIAPKTSVADFVDVR